From the genome of Salvia splendens isolate huo1 chromosome 7, SspV2, whole genome shotgun sequence:
AGAAATACAAAGGCTTAAATGCACAGTGCAGACTTGAAGTAGAAGGTTGAGAGGGAAAGAGAAAGCACATAAAGTGGGTAGCTTTGCCATGGCCCAGCGGCTGCTGACCTCAAAAACAGACAGACTTGAAACAATCAATCTAAAACGTAGCAacaattagaaaattacatgtatttcCCCAGTCAAAGGGGTTTAAGGTCATCCAAAACGCTGTCTCTTATTCATCCCTTAACCGTCTGGTTTAAGGTCATCCAAAACGCTGTCTCTTATtcatcccttaaccgtctcatcctttaactattcatgggtctcactgtacttttcagcacatctcttaactaagagacaacgcatgcatccatctatctcttaaccatctcatctcttaactattcattcaatttcattttttatttttatttccaacaaattcaattaataaaaacacacttcattaaataaaataaaattacaatttaaaaagctaaaaaaataaaaaaatacataatttaaaatcctaaataataaaaaaaaataaaaagacataatttaaatactctaaattaaattataaaactactccgccggcgaatcatcccccgaagtcGGTGGCGGTGCACCCAAGTTAGATCGAGGCCGAATACCAAGTTGAGCTCTCATATGCGCAATGTCGTCCATATGGGCTTCAAATTGGAGAGGTCCCATTTTtgaagtgtcagccatcgtggcgagcaggtacatggacattagggtgttcgagcccgtgCCGGAGCCCGAGCCCGACTCGCTTGATTCGCCGCGGCCCCTCCCCCTCCCTCCCcccctcgctctagccgccttcgccgccttggtcccttgcggccgacgtcgTGAACCGGAAGACCCACCTGCATCATCGGTTGGCGTGCCCTCTTGTGAGGTGTTGCCTGagccgccctcactagacgagtattggccactcgccgtgtgcttcgtgcgtttcgagctcgagcccgagcccgactGGACACTGCCAGCCACCTTTCAAGGTGATGGACTTGCGACCAAACATCGACATGCTTGAAATCTTTTCCGATGTCGCCTCTAAAGACCCGCAAcgccgctctcagaatgtcggctccactggctccgctttggtagttcgcctCTTCTGCCCTGTATATCGAGCAAAATTTTTTGACTGCTTTGTCGCATCGGTCCCAATGACCGCGGAGCATCTTCACGTTGCGGGGAAAGGTCTTCTTCGGCCGTCGTGCGTTGTAAAGTTCGGTGACTTTTGCCCAGTAATAcctgcgggtttgttgattcccgacgacagaATCGTACGAGACGATGATCCAAGCGTCGTACAGAGCCAACGTCTCCTTTTAGCTGTAAGGATGACGGCCGGCGTCCACCACAACCTCGTCGTCGTCCTCTTCCTCCTCGGCCACCTCGGCATTGACGCCGATCCTGGCGGAGCTTCCACATATCGGCCGGTATCCCAAAGTGCGTTAATCAGGAAAATTCTCcggaatttgggataatcccggCGACGAACCGTACCTCTGGGGGGAGGGACGAtagtatgcatccacatcaaaatgtgGTGTTTGGTACGCCGCCGGAGTCGTCGAGCCTTGGGTACCCCGCGACGAACCGGTATCGGTAGTACCCAAAACGTTGTACATGCCCGCCCAATCGCCAAACGCGTTCAAGTCGAACCCGCCGCTGAAGTTTccatcgccggacatttttACAAAAATTGGAGAGAAGATATTTGAGAGAAGAGTAGATGAGTGTAGTGTTTGTGTGTAGAATGGAGAATGGAAGAGgaatggagtatttatagaataataataggaaaataaaaaaattaaaaaaaaaattgttaccGTTTGTTTCAAACGGTCATACGACcgtttattaaaattaatttaacttaaaattttttttattttttttaaaaaaattggatttttttttttaaaaaaattatgacgtcatcgtgacgacgcccactcgcggcccggcgagtgggcgtcacgcctagcgccagcgcgcgccacgtggcgctggcgcgtggcgagacagcttgTAGCCGGCCCCTTCCGCGCGATGAGATAGCTCGTCTCGCCGGGACGAGATCGGGCCACCGGCGAGCCATGTTGCTGATGCTCTAACCGACACCCCAAAATCCGAATCTGCATAATATTCCATGTAAATATATGGTTATAGAGACAGCCCActaaccaattttttttaagtatttaaGCTTTTGCTAAAAGTTGTACATACATATCcagaaactaaaataaattattaatgacttaattaattgtttataaaattatgaaaataggTATCTTTTTATTTACCTCACACCTTTAACTTAGGTAATTACAAAATTTCATGATTTGTTATTCTAATTTTGATAAGTACTTACAACAAAAGAAACTTGAATTTAactaatttttgtaattttacaTGCAATTAATCCATCATTAGTAATAGTATAGTTGCTAGGCTTCTCAAAAGAACATGAAATTTCAACTCCTCAGCCATAGTATATAGAAATAAATGTTATGTAACATACTTATATGAGTTTTATTCTTGAGAAAAATAAACCGAGAAACCCAATTGCGACTTGCGAAAATTATTGAGAGTTACTTATTTATAAATGTCTGAAAATGATATCGAAATAACAAATCCTTACTTGTGTTTGGCACTACTGATTAACAACAGGCAATTTAATATGTGAGTtggtattaaaaaaataaaaggatattttctataaacaataaaaataccTTCAAAAAGCGCGTTGGGAAAAAGTTTAATAGAGATTTTAGGCATCTCTGTTTGGTGAAAGCAATGATTTAGAGGTGAGCATTACTTATATTTGCCGTAAACTGGCAACTGGCAACTGACATTATCAtggtattaaattaaatgtCATACTATTGAATAATCAACTCATTTTTCAGAGGAATAATCAACGCCTAAGTACTTAGGTTTTCTTTTAAAAACTCATAAGAGGTTTGAGTTATTATAGGTTGATCCGAATTGCATGTCACGTTGTTTTGAATAGCAACTTACTAGTTTTGGAACAGCTGGAACACCAATCTTGTTGATTACTTCTTTCCTGTACTTAAACACTGGATcatttcaatattttaaaataaattagatgAATGCATAGTATTGATTGAAATGCAGTTTGACTTCTTCAATAAAATACTCTTGATTTACTATGCAATCAACACTtgctattactccctccgttccttgttaatagatgcatttcttttcagcatggagtttaaaaataatgtgttaaatggatggtggataaagtgagagatgaagaaataacaaagtaaaagagagaattactttttgtcaaaaataaaaatgactcaactaacttggaattttccaaaatagaaaaatgactctattaacatagaacggagggagtattatttaaaaacTAAAGTCTGAAATTAGTCTTGCATATAGGAGTAGTTGTTCGACGATTTTAGTCTAGAACATTATGTTTGATTCCTTTGTGTGCCTAATCAACAAAATAAAGAACGTgtctttcttctttctcattCGAACACTCCACGAACTATAGTTCTCCGATTCCTCTTTCATTTTTCTCATTCGAACACTCCATAAAATAATTGACCGGTGATTTGGGAATCGTATTCTCCATGAGCTGGGAATCGCCGcccctcttttactttaccgtTCCCCAGCTGCACACACGACATCCATCTCTTCTATGGAGGAGAACAAAGTTCAAACACAACAGAAGACATCCCTcgattaaaaatagaaaaagttagttgttctcattttcttttatattcttAAAGCCGAGGATGCAATGAATTATGCAGgtataaaaatgataaagttCAACTAAAATATAGCACCTTGAGGAGAAAACAAGAGTAAAAAATCACCAACTAagctgaaaaaataaaaataaaaattgtttaaattaaacaatttttatttgGTTATGACTTATGTCAAACAGCAAATAAAGGTGGGTGATTCAGTACAAATTGTGGAAATTATGATAATATAAATTATGAAAGAAGGTTGTAGGTTTTGATGTGGAATATTTAGGTACACCGTGCATGTTCGTCTTTATCTGAAATAATATAGTATCACAAATATAATTGGCCGATTTACCTTCAAACAATGATTCCATAAGTCCAGATATATCTCCGCTGTTCaattctttatttaattttatctattttattgttTGCTTGTCTTTAAAACAACTCACTAATATTTATCGAGATTTAAGATTTTAGCCACAAGAATACTTGCTTTGTTATTTATAGCTGCTACACAGGAAAATATAGATAGGAAACTGAATCAAGGCCCATGCTACCTGTAAATAGTATTGTGTCTTTTATTTTCTATCAATAGATAGAATAACATCAGCAGATTATATGTATTAGTATCATATGATCATATCACTCTAAAAATTGCAAATTAAGATAAAGATTTGAACAGATTCTAACCTATTAACTTCATTCTAACAAATATATTCTTGGATTATAGCATCTTTACTTCTTGTCTATCAACATCAACTCAAAGTTTCACCAATACAATACAAAATGCATAGAGCTTTATCTATTTGTTTTGCAGCTCCAAAATTGAATAGCCAAGTACACAAATTTAACCTCATACCAAAGATAAACCTCGCTTCAACATCACCAAAGTTACAGACACATACATATCATTTAGGGGGTGGAGTAAAGGAATCGCTTTCGTGAATAAGATCAACATTGGGCATTTTCGGCCGGTAAAAaaaattgtgcatttgttgtggGAATTAAATCAATCACACAATTTTGGATTTCATCTTTGTTTTGAAAGCCAATGCTAATGGCATTTTCTACCAAAACTTGTGTTTCGCAGAGTGTTGGACCACAATGCAATCTTATGTTCCAGCTCCAATTCTTTGGCAAGGAGAAAACATCGCGGTAGGTACATAGTTGATGATTAGAATCAAGATTGAAATTTCTTTTACAAACTTGTATTTTTGATTTGCAAACTTGTTGGGGTTTGTGTGTGATAAGGTTGTCTTGGAGCTGGAGTCGCCAAAGCTTCATCTCTCCGTGAGCTTGTCGACTAACCAGATTTCACTTGTGGTTCAAAACCGAGAGGAAATCGCGTACTTGCCTCGTGAGAGATAGGTAGAATTGAGATCTCCCGTGTTTTTCTATATATACTCTGTTTGACATATTGAAGAGAGATTTTCTCTTAATCGAAGCTACTGAAAGATAATGTAATCAAATCAAATGTTATCAACTACTTTTCAATGTTCTTATAACTTTTAGGAGTGAAGTAATAAGTATGCTTTAGTTCTTGATCTAAAAGGTTGATAAGATTGAAATCCCAATTATGTGATCATCTGATTTGTCAATCGGTTACAATAGACAAATAttctgtttaattttttttgtcaacgtTGTCAAAAATAGTTTTGGGAGAGATGGATAGTGGAAAAAACTAGAAGACGGAAATTAGAAACTATAAATATATACGAAGACAAAGTGaatgtaaattaatttttatcctTAGAATgtaatattgattaattaataatttaaattaaaaatatccaaaaacaataaatatataGTACATATCTAAAAATTTTACATATATTAGTAGTTGTGAGAAATCAACAAAAcctttaaaaataaatagtactactatagtaacttattaaagaataattttttttcttcgatatgtatgaattaaatttaaactgaaagaaaataaacataaaacagATTTAATATAAGAAGgaataaagagaaagaaaaggacACGgatttatttaacataaaaagTAATgacatgaaagaaaagtacACTGCCAAAAATGCTATTGGGTTCGAAGTCTGGCGGTTAAAGCCCACAAGAAATTCCAGCTGCACTAGGTCAATTTTTAGGAAGGTTTGTATACATACATATGTTAAAAATAGGGAAAGTGCAAATTGTTGAGGGACCAAAGGCCCTCCTGTAGCTCAGCTAGTGCTAGTACTAGTACTGCACATAATATTTTGTCTATTGTAGTCGAAGACTATTATATGATGaccaactcttttttttttttgtctctgCCAGTGGCCAATGATGAagctataataaaaataacaaacgACAGTTTTATTTCAACAAGAGAAACCACGATGAAGCACAAGAACATAAACTAAACTACAAAAGACAAAAAGTAGTtcaatatagtactactagtaatcTAGtttaatagaaaaaatattCTTTAACTGCTATagtgttatatttttatttaagatGAATTTTAATGAACCTAAGACAGACATAGGTTATAAAATATCGTACTCATTTCAAAATTATCGttaacaattaaaaatatagaaattaaaacACTAGTTTCGATCTTAAGCACATTCAAACACTCCTATCATTTAATTAAACACTAATGTCACTAAGATTTctctaataaaaaataaaacgttGAATGAGAATAAAtcactaattaaaattttgcaaTATTAGTTATCAAGcacataaaaaaatgaaatatcttCAGATTTCTCTATTAAATGAAAGATTAGATGGAAATAAAccactaattcatttatctattttgTAACATTAGAACTCAATCAAGACCATTGACATTATTATTTCTCTTACAAACCAAATAGTTCAATGCGAATAATTCACTTTGatttaactattttttgtgaTATTAGATCTcaagtatattaaaaaaaaattaatcaaatactaataatgTTATCAGGATCAATGTCTCTAATAATCAAAAGGTTGGATGAAAATAAATCACTAGTCGAATTTTGTAATATTAGGTCCCAAGcactttaaaataaatgaaaacgGTATTCACCATTTGTCCAACAAAATAAATGATTGTAAGAGTTTGCCTGAAAATGGAAGTTTTGTTTATTTTTGCAtgcaacattaaaaaaataaaatactccgtATGACTTTTTTCTGTACTCTTGTAAAGGTTGGATTATTTTACAATTATACTCCATGAAAGACAAATGGTTTTTTTTTCATCACTATTACCATTTTCATGAAagatcataattttttttaagaactatgaattttaagaattattttgaattcaaattaatttatatcaTAATTGTTCAATGGAACGTAAGATCAAATAAAATTACTTTTAAATCTTCAgttattttgaattcaaattaatgTAGATCTCAACTATTCAATTGTCTtaagattaaataaattttccaATTGATCCATGATCAACCGAATTTAGAACAATTGAAATTTCCAATTCAAACATTAAATTATTCAACTACATATGGATTTAAAagctatttaattaaatctaaaatttatttaaattctgaCTACTCAATGAATATACAAGGCCAGCTGATTTCATTTAATGCGTATTAACTATaccatttttattaatatattttaaaatcatGTTGATTTGGAATAATGGAGATTTATTAGACTTTGATTTGGGAAATCGAAAGGACTCTTTTATTTGGAGAATGAAAACGTCTTTATGGTAATATCGTGCGAATAGGGTTAATGGAGATTTATTAGTTGTTGATTTGAGAAATCAAGGAGACCctcattaatttattaatttaattgcgTAGATTTGGGAAAATGGTTGTAaccctatttttttttctatataaacAAATCCCTCCCCTCCTAACCATATTCACTTTCCTCTGCCTCCTCTTTTGCATGTCTTACTTGTTTATTTCTTCAATTCCTTCAATTCgtatattattgattttttttgcaCCCATAGAATTTCGAAGCTTTGAATTCTTTCCGAATTCTTCTGTTGCTATATTTGAATCTTTACTCTTTTGAAAATTCGTAttctattgattttttttgaagAAGTGAGACTCAAAATGGGCTGTTGATTTTGATATCGAATACTCCAATTtaattgtattattattattattattagttgaTTCAACGGAGGTTTCATGAGTTCTGGATTCAACGGAGGTTTCATGAGTTCTGGATTCAACGGAGGTTTCATGAGTTCTGGATACTACTACCAATCAGCTGCTAGCTTCTGTACCTTACCCATCAATACTGGATATTCACACACCCTTGTATCAACCTTCTTCACTTCTGGTTTGTGGTTTTATATATTATGCCTTActgtttattgtttattttccAGTTCAGGTGAATTTATTGTTATTATACCATCCACAGGGGTCATGTTCAGCAATTCAACTCATGTTAATACTGTGCCATTGTATTTGAACTCTGTACCATCTAATGCTCCACCATCTTATGTCTATGCTCAACCATCTGTTGTTAATCAAGGTATGGTTTTCTTctgtttttgtattattttatcttatgccttttttttgaatttgatatCATTTTGTTAATGCAGTTGGACCCCCTGAACTTTCACCTGCTGCGCGTCTGCTCGCTAGAACTTACGAAAACCAGGCTCTTGTATTTCGTGATGAACAAGGACAGGAGAGGGTTTATTGTTCTATCTGCTGTGAGTATGGATCTGGCTCTTCATCTAGAGGGTACGGTTACCACTCTCCTGATGGGAGTAGAAATATCACCGTACCTGCGTTTGAAGCTCATCGTGGTACTAAGTACCATGCTAAAGCTGTGATTGCTAAAGAGAAGGGGAAGTAGCCCCTTGAACCTGCTGTGACTGCTCCTGAACCTGTTTTTGGTGCTACATCAGAGCAAGGGTCTGTGACGGCTGTCACTGTTGAAGTCTCTTTGCTTCAACAGCTGGTTACCCTCATGGAGAAGGTGGACACCTGCATGGAGAAGGTGGTCACCTCAGTTGAGGAAATAAAAGCAATGCTAAATGAAAAACAGTAAAGCTGCATCATTACAACTATTTTGTGTTCTATGATATGTCTCAAATTCCTTTTGTGTTCTGTGATATGAATATTTCAACAAGATGTAAGTATCATATGACATAGATTGCTTCATTTCTCAGGAATTATCAATATTTCCTTTAGTCAACTCATTAACCATTGAATTACAGTGTGTACTTCTTTATGTGAATAAAACTGATAGTATTAACTTGTTCTGTCTCATTGAAGAACCAGAGAGTATTCTCAAGTAAAGGCTAATCATCACATTAAACCTCACATAAAAGCAAATCATGGGAGAGAAAAGAAGCTGATATTTGGTGGATCAGAGAGGCACATCAAGTTCTCAAAATGAAATTGGGAGTTCAAAGATCCAGAATAAGAGACCAAGGAAATCAGATTCAATCTAACTTTCCACAGAAAGCAAAAGCAAATGCAATATATAACTTAAACTGATTCGGATCCTATCAAGaatcacaaaaaaaacacatgttTCTATCAGTAAAGTTTGAAaaagaaatttaaattaaaagagaGGCACATTTTGCTTGCAGACGCATCAAAAAAACATTCTTGAAGGGAACAAAACAACGTGGGCAATTGAAGAAGCAGACATACCAAAGAAGTGGCCTCCTCCTTTTGGGCAAAAGGGTTTCTCTCAGAGCTGACAAAATAACCAAGCAAAAtactacaaggtaaaagcagtGATGGAGATTGGAGTGGGAAAGACAAGTATGAGTAAAACTGAAGAAATACAAAGCCTTATATGTACAGTACAGACTTGAAGTAGAAGGTTGAGTTTCATGACTAGTTAACCTTTTTGACTGATTTAATAGATGAAGAGATGGGAACATTGGGAGGCAGAAACTAGGACCTTGGAATATCAATTTTCAAATGGTATGtttattttttccttctttGACATTTGCTTTATTTGACATATAGAATTTACAAGAAGTCTTTATTTTGTAATGATATAGATCCAAGGAGGTTCCAATTCATTCACCAAACCTCATTTGGAAGGAGACATCTTAGATATTGGAGTCAATACAGATTGTTGCGACTGCCGGTACAATATATTCCTCTTAAAACTTTTAAGACTATGGTTGCATCAATTAGCGTtcgatattttgaaatttttttggcAGGTTAATTTTCTTCAACAGTTCTTTCAATCAGTCTACCAAGTAGACTATCTCACTCTTCGACATGGCTTCATCACAGTACGTACTTTCTCGGTTTCACTTGCACAATATTTCAGAATGTTACTATTGAATTATCTTGTCACCTTCTTTTGCTATCATTGTTTTATTCAGGCTCATTTCTCTGAAGGAAATAGCTTCGATTTCCAGAAGTATATCGAGAGAGCACTTGAGAAAGATTTTGAGGTGGCGGTTGGTATGCGGTAATTCTTCTCCATCCAACAGTCATTGCTAATCGAACGACTAGATACGAATTTCATGACTGATAATGCCAGCTTCTGTTTTTCAGCCTCTGGATTTGGGTGTTCTCTGTGCTCTTCATATTCTTCAATGCATACGGTAAGGCttttaaacaaaaaacaatTGTACACTGCAAATTCCAATAGATAAAGCTAACATAATTCCCTTCTCTAAATGCAGTATTCCATAACTATGTTTGGCTTCCCTTCATCCCATTAGTGGTAAGATATGAACATAGATCATACTTTGATGCTATAGTAATCCGATATACGGCCTATTAAAAAATGTTCTGTCGCAGATGCTGCTCATTGTTGGCACTAAGCTGCAAGGCATCATTACAAAAATGTGCTTAGACACTAGTGACAAGTCCCATGTAATCCAAGGAACATTGCTTGTTAGACCAGGCGATCACTTCTTCTGGTTCGATCGTCCCAGATTCCTCCTCCACCTCATGCACCTCCTCTTGTTTCAGGTACTACTCGTcttctttttcttgatcatgatcATCCAGCTACTCTACTTTTGTTCACATCAGATAATGAATGGTTCATCTTCGTTTGCAGAACTCGTTTCAACTGGCATTCTTCGCATGGTCTTGGGTGAGTACCAAACCAGTGATCCTCTCTCTGTGTTTAGAGTTTAGAGAACTCATTCTTGTGACTGACCTACATGTATGTTGGTTGATGGATAGTACAAATTTGGACTGAG
Proteins encoded in this window:
- the LOC121810751 gene encoding uncharacterized protein LOC121810751, with amino-acid sequence MSSGFNGGFMSSGFNGGFMSSGYYYQSAASFCTLPINTGYSHTLVSTFFTSGLWFYILCLTVYCLFSSSGEFIVIIPSTGVMFSNSTHVNTVPLYLNSVPSNAPPSYVYAQPSVVNQVGPPELSPAARLLARTYENQALVFRDEQGQERVYCSICCEYGSGSSSRGYGYHSPDGSRNITVPAFEAHRGTKYHAKAVIAKEKGKARLVTLMEKVDTCMEKVVTSVEEIKAMLNEKQDGNIGRQKLGPWNINFQMVNFLQQFFQSVYQVDYLTLRHGFITAHFSEGNSFDFQKYIERALEKDFEVAVGMR